TTATCAAGTGTGCCACACGAAATTATCCACTTTCATTATCCATTTTCACTTAATTGGTCCGAAAATGATTATCTTTGTCAATCTATCTATACAGTGATGAACAGTGGCAGGCTGTTCCACAGGATGACAGAAGTTACATAATTAACCTGTTGTCATTGATACAACAGAAAAAGCCATGACAGGTTTGGTGGTGTGCCGTGAAATTAGTTTCATGTCAAGTATGTGACTTGGCTCAATAAAGGAAACACCAATATTTTGAAtggaaatgacatttgtggcgccccctttTGGTTGTGCtccaaatgctttggaagacatgctagcatacatttAATACAGATATGCTTAAAGTTCTATAATCATGAGGCAAATGGCCAATGACTTACTAAGGCATTTTGCTTGGTGGGGGCCATGTTTTTACCGATCtttctcaaattttacacacgtgcttgtcagtcccctcgATGTGTGTAACAATTTTGTTGGCAATTCGGCTGAACACCTTTACTTTACAGTGAGTGCTTTTTAGAACCgtggggtgtcctaatttttcaaatgactgtaCGCCGTTACACAACAGTGGAGTGGAGTCTAGGTGCTCCTATTGGCGGCATACGAGTTGCGTGAGTTTGTcatgagagacaaaaaaaaaaacatacatatgtAAACAGGCAGACCCCTGGAGCAGCTGTTGTTCCTGGCGAGCCCTGtgcccaaaacacacacacacacacacacacacacacacacacagcacctcTACGTGAACTATGAAGTGCACACATGCAACGCAAACACATGCTTGCAGAATTTGTGAGGTAGCTAGAATCAAAGCTAGCATGTGAAATATCAGTGCTGTTTAGGGCGCCAACAAGTagccagtgtgtgtttgtttttgtgtgtgtgtgtgtgtgtgtgtgcgtgtgagagagAACGTCCAGACACCTTGAGGCTGTGCGTTCACGTTGGGGCTACATCTGCTTTCGCCACCTCCTCTCTAGCTCATCTCCATGCAGGAGGGGGGTTGTGCTGTTGGGACGACCTCAGCTACCCCTTGGCCGCCGCAAACACATCCACCTGATGCCTATCTACTAACTTCCTGACATTTTGCCATCCCCCAAACCCCCCTCCAGCCTTGTAGTGCTTGTCGCCGTCAAGGGGGTTGACAGACAGATGCTCCAACCGCCCCCCCCACGCACCAACAACTGACCTAAATTCTCAGGGGGACGTCAGTTGAGTCTACAGAGACAACATCTGTACGATTGCACAAAAAGAGGAGGTTAATTTCGTATTTAATTGTGCACGACTACAGTCGGCCTTCTTTAAATTGCTccagctgcttttttttggaTTAATCATCACTGACAGTttgatattttaatttatttgcaaTATAATCATTAAACAGATGTATGATAACAAATGCTGTTGACTATAATGGCTCATACCGCATCAACCTTCTTTGTTAGCAACAACCATAAATAGGATTTTACATATTAAAAACAGAATAGACCAgaatacaattattttaattgGTTTGATTCACTGTGTGTCAGATAAATAGTGCAGGTGTTTGTTGCAGATGTGTGTGAGGGAGAACGAGGAGTGCGTGCCAAGAGCAGGAATTTAAATCCTCATTAAGATCTGGCATCAGCACCACTTCTTAGTTTAAATCAGGTGTCTTGACAACATGTCCATCTCACATCTAAACTATACTTAAAAGCACTGTGATACATGTAAAGGCTTACTGAGTAGCAAAAAGAGTATTTTTGTAATTGAGAAAGCAGCTGTAGGGCAGACATAATTTACATTTCTGTGACataaactaaaaacaaacacCGTTTACATGAACGCCATGCGCATGTCCGTTAAGCTTGTTGACAATTTACTTACCACAGTGACCAAGACATTATTATGGCTCACTGCAACAAGATCCCTTCAATAGCCAGATTGttgcaattaaaataaatacgaGAGCATCGAGGTACACAAAAAaggtacacacatacacacacacaaactggctAACTGATCACGGACCAGCAAACAGGCACTGATTTATCGACAGTCTAATTAAAAAGTGATGAACAATAAAAGTCTCAGTTCTACTGTGAGCCTCTTAACTAGCCAAGTAATAAGAGTGACAGATCCACTGGATTGTTAATTACTCAGCTCAGCAACCCTGCTCTGATTGCCTCAGGCAGCCCTGGAGACGTGCACGCTGAGGCCAAACTAACCTTTTAACCTTCTCGTTTTGTCCTctgtcttttgttttgtttttgctccccctgtgtgtttgttttgatgAGCTGCACTTAAAACACGGTGCAAGTTCACACATTTCACTGCGACTTTAAATCAACGCGGCTTGCAGCTGACACATGCTCGCCATTAGCCTGATGAGAGGGATAAGACGGGGCAGGGCTGCGCTGCACTGCAACTCCAGCAAAGTTGTGCTAACAGATGCAGCTGGGCTGCGAGCTCGTAAAAAGCAGATAAATATTTCACACATGCTGCAGATAGCGCCAACGTAATTCTTTGCCTTGTCTGTATTATTAATAATCCATTCTTAGGTTCTGAAATGCCACAATTATTTTCTAATAATGATTTCCGACAGGTAGAGGACTTGAAGTTTCTTTttctacacaaaaaaaatcaatttcttCCATTAAATTTGGTAAAAACAGTGAGTTCAACAAATGTTTCTGTGACATGTGAAGCAAAAGGATATTGAATAAATGGGTGCATGTCTGCATAACCCTGCACAGGTGTGCATTTTTCAGCTGAAAAACCTAACTACAGAGGGGCTGTCACACGCGTCCAAGAACTGAATGCTTGTGATTGCTATATGCTTGTACACACCTTGCTAACACCTGTGGAAATACACGGTGCCTACCTTTTCGTCATCTTCTGCTCTCCACCTCTGCCAACAACAGGAAGCTTGGAGCTCTTAAATAATTTCTCTTATCGCTTTGGCCAGCggcattttttggcttccagaTACAGCTGCAGATATCACAAGTGCACCAGAACAACTAaactaaaatatgtatttttaatacaCGCACACGTGCATAACAACAGAAGCCTAAAGCTGAACAATGCCAACGGCAGTGTGACACTGTAACCTGGATGTAAAGCATCCCATGGGTCACGCTTTGTCCCACTGAGCTGCTACTTAAATTAACTTCCTTCCATTTTATTAACTTCCCTCTCAGATACTAGCTTCAAGTCCTAACACGAGAACGTGAGCCTGTGTGCCCTTTAAAGACCCTACGACAAACCCGACGCCGCATCAGAAGAGCTGCAGCAACATGTCGGGTCCCCAGTCCAAGGCGGTCTGAGCCACGGCGAGCACGGCTGCCCCCAGCGTCGCCGACAGCCCCCACACGGCCATCTTCACCATCTTGCTCCCCTTCCCCCAACGCTGGCCTCCGTCCCGGGACAAAGCCACTTCCAGGCCCGAGTGACGAGCTGCTACGAGCACAGAACAAGggtggggaggaggaggaaggttgGTAAATGACAATTGGGGTGGGTCGGTCGGATGGGGGCTTTAAGGTTGCAAGATGCATTTTGTGGGGGTGGAGGGAGGTGACAATTATCGAGGGGCCAAGGAATATTTGAAATGGGAAGGAggaaagatgacattttttagCCACTTGGGGACATTCATGAACAGATATCGTTACGTAAGGATGGGGGGGATGCTGCAAAATTTAGATTCCCAGACATTGAAGTACCTAGTGGGAATAATGCAcctttttgttcttttatttaaatttgcACTTGATGGGAGGTGCTGCAGCTTTTGTTTACTTGTTATTGATTGGCCCAGGGGGGGTTTGTGTGTGAGCCAACAGCGTTTGTTCTAAAATTAAACTCCTGCTTATGCTCTCTGACAATAATTACTGAGActtgtgtggctgtttttaccTCGTCTGGAGGACATGGTGAGGCGCTGGAGTACAGAGTCCGGTCTCTGGTGAAGCGTCGAGAGTTGAAACGTCTTGAAGGTACTCATGGACTGGCTGGAGAATAACACATAAAAGGCGGCCTCATGCAGGGGTTCAAACATTCCTCACCTTTTACGAGATCGCAGCTCCGCCCTCCTGGCCAGCAAGGAGGGAGGGAAGCGGTCGAACAGCTCCTGCGACTGGCCGATGATGAGCTCATAAGGGAGGTCCTGGGGGATGTGAGAGAGGAGGAGGTGCACCATGGCCATGTCACATTCAGTCTGCTTCACCTCCTTCTCCCTGTGCAACACAATCTGTTGAAtcggaggaagaagaggaggaagtttCATCCCTGAAGCTGCTCACTGAGGTCAGACATGAATCACATTCAACATATTAGACATTAGAGTGAGTCAGTCAATGGAGGAAACATAAACTCCATTCTACATATCATTTAACAAACCGCTTTGCTTGTATTCCCACATGCACAAGTCACTTTGATGGGATTACCGTAGCAGCGAGGTAAATGGGCATCATGGGGTGAGAGGCCAAGAAGAAGTCGTAGAGCCTCAGCGTCTGTTTGAACTCTGAGAGGACATGTCCATACCAGGTGATGAGCCAGGACAGCGCAAAGATGGTCCCCACCTCCGCTCTTAAGAGAAAACACTAATTATTTGTGCCGTGGTTGTCTGCAAACACCTAGAGGAAAAACGGTGACACAAATGGTGGATTCCTGTCTAAACCAACAGTACACTGAACTTGTTTTACTGTGCAGCTTCCAGGTCAGCACTTGAACGCCCTCTAGCGGTGATCACGCACACTACGTTGATGGTTTTGGCTAGGACAGGGGTGCTGATATTTTTTCAGTCTATATttctaaatatgagtatttatctacgttgtacatgtatatcaggggtgcacacactttttcagcatgcaagttacaagtagGTATGCTCTCTTACTAGAAAACAGAGAACATACATATAAACTCTAACCGGTAAACATTGAAACTACGATACTAATGATTatcatttcacattcacagtttaaaAGTTTCCAGgtaagtagttgatatcatacaATTGGTCACATTTCAATTCGATACGGCCATAAAGATTTAATTACAGATAATTCCTTAATTGTTGTGTATATAACCTGAGTAGTACAGGTATGTCAGGCAAAATAGCTACATAGCATTCATTCGGCATACAGTttatgtattacgtccagttagcatttgcaatcaaacattacagatatacaagaaatgaaaattattatataaaaagaCAATACAGCCAAagccaaggcaacatattaaaaagattTCAGTGATGGGCACATtctccaattcatcatgaaacaATAGTCGAACAGGCGGCAATGTAGAAAACACATCTCTATATTGGAGTTCAGGAcatgaagcaaagccatcaaacaattcactttttttttgtacataactAGCCGTTCCACATGAACAGatcagataacttttgttatggatacaggcatcttaccgctgagttagtttattcgtaatcacaataataaagatgaaagttgaatctacaaagtgacatttataCAATCGACCCACACTAGCGTCacgatcgaccggtagctcgTAATCAACTtcatggccacccctggtctggAAGTAGTGGGGGGTTTTTTACGAGAACTTGTACCTgatcatgaagtcatgaagctCTTTGTCCACTTCTTCCAATAATGGCATCAGgtaatttaaaatatgtttggTGCTGTCCATTGTAGGATCCATGAAATCCCTAGAAAGACATAGTAATGTAAGGATAAGTgttagaaaaaaacacacatagtAAATCTCATACCTGAGGTGATATTTGGATAAGGTGTGCAGCATTGCGATAGTCATCCGCTCCCCGACGACCAGCAGCAGCGTGACGGCCATGTCGTGGTAGCCCTGGTAGTAGTTGAGCTGCGGGTTGCATCTTAAAACCTCCAGTATGATGCCAATGAGCTGTTCTTGCAGAACGGCTCTTTCTGAAGACAGCATACCTGAGAGATGAAACGAGACTGAAATCAAGATGTTATCTGACGTGGGTAGACATTTCTGGATCGGTCcaatgctgattttttttcagtgaaaCATGACAGTAGACAAGACCTTTAGGGAAGCGTTTCATGGATCTCCTGACATCCATGACGACCTGGTTGTAGTCCTTATGGTTCTCCTGTCCATCTCTTCCTACAATGTATTGTTAAGAGAATTCTTGTATTATGCGGGACATTATTTTAAATCTGTCCCTAACTCAGTGAAGTACTAACCAGGCTTATATGGTAGTTCATATACATTGATGTTAAGTAGTTTGGGCCACACTTTTCTCCGCAATTCATCTGTGAGCAGTCCCCCTTTACTGGCAGCGGCCCTCCTAAGGGTCTCAATGTCCACCGGATCACTGTAAAAGGTTTGGAAAGGATACAGTACATTGCTCTTAAGCTGTAGCTAGATATACAAAACTGACAGGTATTTAGGTATGTTTTATAAAGTGGCTTTAACCTTTAACAAGTATAGCTGTATGCGTGTTTTTTGCTAGTTTACAAATGTTGCCTGATGAGCTAACCACATCATAATATTCACCTGCTCAAAGCCTGATGGATCTCAGCCAACttctgtttcctcccacagttgACATCTGTGGAGGGAAAAGATCAGACACTGCCACGTAGGCAACACTAGCAAACATAAATTACACTTGAATGAGATAAAATGTAGTATTTAACACACAAGGGAATGCAATGGGTTCAATTTAAGCTGAgaaaacacaaagctttgtgttttacCTTGCTTGCTAGCTAAACAGTTGGTTGACTTTCCTCTCTCGACAGGTCCATTTACCCCAACTCCTACGCTATTATGTTTCTTCCGTTTGAGCTTTTTCATTCCCTATTAAATATTCTTGTCACACGAAAATGTCTTCCGTTATTTCATGGACAATAAAGCGAATTAAACTTGTAAAATCTTTCATTACAACTAGTTCTAAGTCATTACCAGACAGCTGAGAACGATCATGGGTCAACTTAGCTAACGCCAAGCTACAATGCTACGCTACGATTGGTCAAAAAGTGAACATGACTAAAACGTCGAAGGTGATTGGCTGATAGACAGCGCAGGTCTCAAGCAAACTTGACAGTGACAGTTCTTTTAAGTCTCTTTCAGCGGCTATACAAGATCACAATTATTATAGTACTGACtgacacaaaacattatttGCTcacctaaattaaaaaaaatgtaaatttgtaATTCCAGAGACGCTTCATTTACTGAATTATTCACCCACTTTCTATTTAAATTCgctactgacatctagtggtgaAGTGAAAATTTACAACCACGTGaaattggaaaacaaaaaaatcaaggcAATTTTAGTAAATTTTAAACGAATGTGCCTCTCTGAGTAATATCTCAGAATAGATATAATTAAAATTGGCGTCTTCAGATTTAACTTATGTAGCATTATATATTTACCTATTTGAACAATGGGGCGTCAGAGGTATTGATAAGGTGGTTAAGTGCAGTTTCCAATAACCGAATGATTCATTTTTTAACGACCATAACAACAAATCATGTTTTTAGTGACCAAGTGACGTAACAGAAAACGAAGGGAACGCCACCCGGAAGATTTCATGCTCTACTGTTTCGCGGGGGGATATCAGATGACATCTGGCAACCCGTCAGATCATAATTGCACCTTGAGCTTAGCAGCCGCGATGAAACGCCTCCTACAAGTTCCGGCAGGGACACGGCGCTTGTAACCGTGTCCCGCATGCCCTCCGGGTACACTGGGAAGCAAAGGACATGTCCAGCCGGTGAACACTGCCTGATCGAATCCGCTTGAATGAGCGACAGAGCCGAGATGAGAGGGCCCACAGCCCGCCAAAGACGGACGACTATTTCTGGGGGCGGTGGTGTGAAGCAGCAAGC
The DNA window shown above is from Dunckerocampus dactyliophorus isolate RoL2022-P2 chromosome 20, RoL_Ddac_1.1, whole genome shotgun sequence and carries:
- the zgc:63863 gene encoding TBC1 domain family member 20 isoform X9; this encodes MDVRRSMKRFPKGMLSSERAVLQEQLIGIILEVLRCNPQLNYYQGYHDMAVTLLLVVGERMTIAMLHTLSKYHLRDFMDPTMDSTKHILNYLMPLLEEVDKELHDFMIRAEVGTIFALSWLITWYGHVLSEFKQTLRLYDFFLASHPMMPIYLAATIVLHREKEVKQTECDMAMVHLLLSHIPQDLPYELIIGQSQELFDRFPPSLLARRAELRSRKRDRTLYSSASPCPPDEPPSDRPTPIVIYQPSSSSPPLFCARSSSSLGPGSGFVPGRRPALGEGEQDGEDGRVGAVGDAGGSRARRGSDRLGLGTRHVAAALLMRRRVCRRVFKGHTGSRSRVRT
- the zgc:63863 gene encoding TBC1 domain family member 20 isoform X1 — encoded protein: MKKLKRKKHNSVGVGVNGPVERGKSTNCLASKQDVNCGRKQKLAEIHQALSSDPVDIETLRRAAASKGGLLTDELRRKVWPKLLNINVYELPYKPGRDGQENHKDYNQVVMDVRRSMKRFPKGMLSSERAVLQEQLIGIILEVLRCNPQLNYYQGYHDMAVTLLLVVGERMTIAMLHTLSKYHLRDFMDPTMDSTKHILNYLMPLLEEVDKELHDFMIRAEVGTIFALSWLITWYGHVLSEFKQTLRLYDFFLASHPMMPIYLAATIVLHREKEVKQTECDMAMVHLLLSHIPQDLPYELIIGQSQELFDRFPPSLLARRAELRSRKRDRTLYSSASPCPPDEPPSDRPTPIVIYQPSSSSPPLFCARSSSSLGPGSGFVPGRRPALGEGEQDGEDGRVGAVGDAGGSRARRGSDRLGLGTRHVAAALLMRRRVCRRVFKGHTGSRSRVRT
- the zgc:63863 gene encoding TBC1 domain family member 20 isoform X5, which translates into the protein MKKLKRKKHNSVGVGVNGPVERGKSTNCLASKQDVNCGRKQKLAEIHQALSSDPVDIETLRRAAASKGGLLTDELRRKVWPKLLNINVYELPYKPGRDGQENHKDYNQVVMDVRRSMKRFPKGMLSSERAVLQEQLIGIILEVLRCNPQLNYYQGYHDMAVTLLLVVGERMTIAMLHTLSKYHLRDFMDPTMDSTKHILNYLMPLLEEVDKELHDFMIRAEVGTIFALSWLITWYGHVLSEFKQTLRLYDFFLASHPMMPIYLAATIVLHREKEVKQTECDMAMVHLLLSHIPQDLPYELIIGQSQELFDRFPPSLLARRAELRSRKSSSLGPGSGFVPGRRPALGEGEQDGEDGRVGAVGDAGGSRARRGSDRLGLGTRHVAAALLMRRRVCRRVFKGHTGSRSRVRT
- the zgc:63863 gene encoding TBC1 domain family member 20 isoform X4, with amino-acid sequence MKKLKRKKHNSVGVGVNGPVERGKSTNCLASKQDVNCGRKQKLAEIHQALSSDPVDIETLRRAAASKGGLLTDELRRKVWPKLLNINVYELPYKPGRDGQENHKDYNQVVMDVRRSMKRFPKGMLSSERAVLQEQLIGIILEVLRCNPQLNYYQGYHDMAVTLLLVVGERMTIAMLHTLSKYHLRDFMDPTMDSTKHILNYLMPLLEEVDKELHDFMIRAEVGTIFALSWLITWYGHVLSEFKQTLRLYDFFLASHPMMPIYLAATIVLHREKEVKQTECDMAMVHLLLSHIPQDLPYELIIGQSQELFDRFPPSLLARRAELRSRKSSSSLGPGSGFVPGRRPALGEGEQDGEDGRVGAVGDAGGSRARRGSDRLGLGTRHVAAALLMRRRVCRRVFKGHTGSRSRVRT
- the zgc:63863 gene encoding TBC1 domain family member 20 isoform X2; this translates as MKKLKRKKHNSVGVGVNGPVERGKSTNCLASKQDVNCGRKQKLAEIHQALSSDPVDIETLRRAAASKGGLLTDELRRKVWPKLLNINVYELPYKPGRDGQENHKDYNQVVMDVRRSMKRFPKGMLSSERAVLQEQLIGIILEVLRCNPQLNYYQGYHDMAVTLLLVVGERMTIAMLHTLSKYHLRDFMDPTMDSTKHILNYLMPLLEEVDKELHDFMIRAEVGTIFALSWLITWYGHVLSEFKQTLRLYDFFLASHPMMPIYLAATIVLHREKEVKQTECDMAMVHLLLSHIPQDLPYELIIGQSQELFDRFPPSLLARRAELRSRKSQSMSTFKTFQLSTLHQRPDSVLQRLTMSSRRAARHSGLEVALSRDGGQRWGKGSKMVKMAVWGLSATLGAAVLAVAQTALDWGPDMLLQLF
- the zgc:63863 gene encoding TBC1 domain family member 20 isoform X3, translating into MKKLKRKKHNSVGVGVNGPVERGKSTNCLASKQDVNCGRKQKLAEIHQALSSDPVDIETLRRAAASKGGLLTDELRRKVWPKLLNINVYELPYKPGRDGQENHKDYNQVVMDVRRSMKRFPKGMLSSERAVLQEQLIGIILEVLRCNPQLNYYQGYHDMAVTLLLVVGERMTIAMLHTLSKYHLRDFMDPTMDSTKHILNYLMPLLEEVDKELHDFMIRAEVGTIFALSWLITWYGHVLSEFKQTLRLYDFFLASHPMMPIYLAATIVLHREKEVKQTECDMAMVHLLLSHIPQDLPYELIIGQSQELFDRFPPSLLARRAELRSRKSQSMSTFKTFQLSTLHQRPDSVLQRLTMSSRRARHSGLEVALSRDGGQRWGKGSKMVKMAVWGLSATLGAAVLAVAQTALDWGPDMLLQLF
- the zgc:63863 gene encoding TBC1 domain family member 20 isoform X8 — encoded protein: MKKLKRKKHNSVGVGVNGPVERGKSTNCLASKQDVNCGRKQKLAEIHQALSSDPVDIETLRRAAASKGGLLTDELRRKVWPKLLNINVYELPYKPGRDGQENHKDYNQVVMDVRRSMKRFPKGMLSSERAVLQEQLIGIILEVLRCNPQLNYYQGYHDMAVTLLLVVGERMTIAMLHTLSKYHLRDFMDPTMDSTKHILNYLMPLLEEVDKELHDFMIRAEVGTIFALSWLITWYGHVLSEFKQTLRLYDFFLASHPMMPIYLAATIVLHREKEVKQTECDMAMVHLLLSHIPQDLPYELIIGQSQELFDRFPPSLLARRAELRSRKRDRTLYSSASPCPPDELVTRAWKWLCPGTEASVGGRGARW
- the zgc:63863 gene encoding TBC1 domain family member 20 isoform X7, with translation MKKLKRKKHNSVGVGVNGPVERGKSTNCLASKQDVNCGRKQKLAEIHQALSSDPVDIETLRRAAASKGGLLTDELRRKVWPKLLNINVYELPYKPGRDGQENHKDYNQVVMDVRRSMKRFPKGMLSSERAVLQEQLIGIILEVLRCNPQLNYYQGYHDMAVTLLLVVGERMTIAMLHTLSKYHLRDFMDPTMDSTKHILNYLMPLLEEVDKELHDFMIRAEVGTIFALSWLITWYGHVLSEFKQTLRLYDFFLASHPMMPIYLAATIVLHREKEVKQTECDMAMVHLLLSHIPQDLPYELIIGQSQELFDRFPPSLLARRAELRSRKRDRTLYSSASPCPPDEQLVTRAWKWLCPGTEASVGGRGARW
- the zgc:63863 gene encoding TBC1 domain family member 20 isoform X6, which codes for MKKLKRKKHNSVGVGVNGPVERGKSTNCLASKQDVNCGRKQKLAEIHQALSSDPVDIETLRRAAASKGGLLTDELRRKVWPKLLNINVYELPYKPGRDGQENHKDYNQVVMDVRRSMKRFPKGMLSSERAVLQEQLIGIILEVLRCNPQLNYYQGYHDMAVTLLLVVGERMTIAMLHTLSKYHLRDFMDPTMDSTKHILNYLMPLLEEVDKELHDFMIRAEVGTIFALSWLITWYGHVLSEFKQTLRLYDFFLASHPMMPIYLAATIVLHREKEVKQTECDMAMVHLLLSHIPQDLPYELIIGQSQELFDRFPPSLLARRAELRSRKSQSMSTFKTFQLSTLHQRPDSVLQRLTMSSRRAPIRPTHPNCHLPTFLLLPTLVLCS